The proteins below are encoded in one region of Effusibacillus dendaii:
- a CDS encoding MFS transporter — translation MNTPFLGPRIVFVTFLTLVGAFGLNLSAGQFFSPLHETYDWSLTTLSLAVSLNMLTWGIFQPIIGRMIDRFGPKPVIAGSAALMGVAFLLCSTITQIWQFFVYYGILTAVGFAGCGSMANSVLVSRWYVQKRAIMLARSSMGMNIGQLLLLPLTGILVAYSNFRIAFVVLGLIMLLIIVPAVLLGTKNRPQLIGQTPDGDPASTVTPLRSAPLSEAIRSREFWLASLAFVTCGYSLYMVTIHLPKFAADLGGGLALGGRLLGISAAASAVSMWITGQFSKTYGKRTLLIWLYTIRAAALAWLAVSTNIWQLYVFAILYGISSMPIIPLVTGIISDRFGANALGSILGSTWLLHQIFAAVGVFLGGYLRAVTGSYTLPFWTGAIVLIMGTLLTAALHEPPIREQTKTQVAH, via the coding sequence ATGAACACACCTTTTCTAGGCCCCCGTATTGTTTTTGTAACTTTCCTCACCCTTGTCGGTGCATTCGGGCTAAATTTGTCTGCTGGCCAATTTTTTTCTCCTCTCCATGAGACGTATGACTGGAGTTTGACTACTCTAAGTCTCGCCGTTTCCTTGAATATGCTGACGTGGGGAATTTTTCAGCCCATAATAGGCCGCATGATAGACCGGTTTGGTCCGAAACCGGTCATTGCGGGGAGTGCCGCACTCATGGGTGTTGCATTCTTGCTCTGTTCGACGATCACACAAATCTGGCAGTTTTTTGTGTATTACGGCATTCTTACAGCTGTTGGATTTGCGGGGTGCGGATCGATGGCCAACTCGGTCCTGGTCTCCCGTTGGTATGTGCAAAAGCGTGCCATCATGTTAGCCAGAAGTTCAATGGGCATGAATATTGGACAATTATTGCTCTTGCCCCTGACCGGCATTCTGGTCGCATACAGCAACTTTCGGATTGCATTTGTTGTACTCGGGTTAATCATGTTGCTGATCATTGTTCCGGCGGTCCTCCTGGGAACAAAAAACAGACCGCAATTGATTGGTCAGACACCGGATGGGGACCCCGCCTCAACGGTTACGCCCCTCAGAAGCGCACCGCTGTCAGAGGCCATTCGCAGCCGTGAATTCTGGTTAGCCAGTTTAGCGTTTGTTACTTGTGGATACTCGCTGTATATGGTCACCATCCATCTGCCTAAATTCGCCGCGGATCTGGGGGGTGGGCTTGCACTTGGCGGACGGCTTCTTGGAATTTCTGCTGCCGCCAGCGCAGTATCTATGTGGATCACAGGCCAATTTTCCAAAACTTATGGAAAGAGAACATTGCTAATATGGCTGTACACGATCCGTGCTGCAGCGCTTGCGTGGTTGGCTGTGTCCACGAATATTTGGCAACTCTATGTATTTGCGATTCTCTATGGAATTTCTTCAATGCCTATCATTCCTCTTGTCACTGGAATTATCAGCGATCGATTTGGTGCAAACGCACTGGGGAGTATTCTAGGTTCGACGTGGTTGCTTCATCAGATTTTTGCAGCCGTTGGCGTTTTTCTGGGAGGATATCTCCGGGCAGTTACGGGGAGCTATACTCTGCCCTTTTGGACCGGTGCAATCGTTTTAATCATGGGGACTCTGCTTACTGCAGCGCTTCATGAACCGCCGATACGCGAGCAGACAAAAACACAAGTTGCGCATTAA
- a CDS encoding response regulator — MARVLQLELLHEGYKVRLAEDGRKGLDLALSESWDRQVGELDILLESQEHELKNEIDPVDHDLAVPNSCPV; from the coding sequence ATGGCTCGGGTTCTGCAGTTAGAACTTCTGCATGAAGGATACAAGGTTCGTCTTGCGGAAGACGGACGGAAAGGGTTGGATCTCGCTCTTTCGGAATCCTGGGACAGACAAGTCGGGGAATTGGATATTTTATTGGAGAGCCAAGAACATGAGCTTAAAAACGAGATCGATCCTGTTGACCACGACTTGGCTGTTCCTAATTCTTGTCCTGTTTAA
- a CDS encoding tyrosine-type recombinase/integrase: MIQQGILSIESSNQMEYTKEYSDEQIIGMFLATRQRSKYTLRNYMRAIVQFRQFIAFKPLREVTWKEIEMFKISLEQGFCNKKYRPLAPATVASMIDPLRSLYKWGSDPNIGVFPHNPTTSVHTPKVPVTSKSHYLTKREVAHLINQLKKQGYRDYLIGLTLVLLGLRVSELVSIRWGHFHTDPSETTVWLTVVEGKGGKQREVKVPRTLWNLFRQLPFYSQQQEKDRDANQLLFPLTIRQVERIIQRAREQGKLGKKVTPHWLRHTNATLALLRGASLQQVQETLGHSQITTTQRYLHTVEQMKKSAPDFVEDYLKDIF, translated from the coding sequence ATGATACAGCAGGGGATCCTATCAATTGAGTCCTCCAATCAAATGGAGTACACCAAAGAGTATTCGGATGAACAAATTATCGGTATGTTTTTGGCCACACGGCAGCGATCTAAATATACCCTTCGCAACTATATGCGTGCCATCGTTCAATTTCGTCAATTTATCGCTTTCAAACCATTACGTGAAGTCACTTGGAAAGAAATTGAAATGTTTAAGATCTCCTTGGAGCAAGGATTTTGCAATAAGAAATATAGACCTCTGGCACCTGCTACAGTTGCCAGTATGATCGACCCGCTTCGCTCCTTATACAAATGGGGGAGCGACCCAAATATTGGAGTTTTCCCCCATAATCCTACAACATCCGTACACACACCTAAAGTACCGGTAACCAGCAAGAGCCACTATCTGACCAAGCGGGAGGTTGCCCATCTTATCAACCAACTGAAAAAACAGGGATACCGTGATTATCTGATAGGTTTGACTCTTGTTTTATTAGGCCTAAGGGTCTCAGAATTGGTTTCTATTCGGTGGGGGCATTTTCATACCGATCCTTCGGAAACTACGGTTTGGTTAACGGTAGTGGAGGGGAAGGGCGGGAAGCAGCGTGAAGTCAAAGTGCCGCGAACACTATGGAATCTGTTTCGCCAACTTCCTTTTTATTCGCAGCAACAAGAAAAAGATCGAGATGCAAATCAACTGTTGTTTCCTTTAACAATCAGACAAGTGGAGCGGATTATTCAAAGAGCCCGTGAACAAGGCAAGTTGGGCAAAAAAGTGACTCCGCACTGGCTGCGGCATACCAACGCTACACTAGCTTTACTTCGTGGGGCTTCATTGCAGCAGGTTCAGGAAACTCTTGGACATTCTCAAATCACTACTACCCAACGGTATTTACATACGGTGGAACAAATGAAAAAATCGGCTCCCGATTTTGTGGAAGATTATCTTAAAGATATATTTTAA
- a CDS encoding sensor histidine kinase: MLSTPEKIKQLLIILLDNAIKYSDKEIWLSIEAEQQVVTIHIIDQGIGIEEEIPHVFERFYRVDQARNRKTGGVGLGLAIAKKSSSYTQDQSKNFQ; the protein is encoded by the coding sequence GTGTTGTCTACCCCGGAGAAAATCAAACAATTGCTGATCATCCTTTTGGACAATGCGATTAAATACAGTGACAAGGAGATTTGGCTGAGTATCGAAGCGGAGCAGCAAGTGGTAACGATCCATATTATCGACCAGGGAATCGGCATTGAAGAAGAAATTCCTCATGTGTTTGAACGTTTCTATCGCGTGGATCAAGCGAGAAATCGGAAAACGGGCGGCGTTGGCCTAGGGTTGGCGATAGCCAAAAAATCGTCGAGTTACACGCAGGATCAATCGAAAAATTTCCAGTAA
- a CDS encoding M14 family metallopeptidase, protein MKHRLAIGTPFETDYYVLRGSMKGPVCMITAGIHGTEIAGVLAAQKLQTIPVKKGVLILVPMVNVLAYRRRTRGYAGCPDLNRTFPYKDVRKSSHPLAANLFQLTMRFRPEFCIDLHEANGFSRLDNKKLGQSLICYPGSVNLATRVTQRINRSIVRSARRFTVRQGILRGSFRTAVGQLLGCRAITVETSINLPLSVRIRYQMDIVRNLLREAGLL, encoded by the coding sequence TGAAACACCGGTTAGCTATAGGTACTCCGTTTGAAACGGATTATTATGTTCTACGCGGAAGTATGAAAGGACCGGTTTGTATGATAACGGCAGGCATTCATGGCACTGAAATCGCCGGAGTGCTGGCTGCTCAAAAACTACAAACGATTCCCGTTAAAAAGGGAGTATTGATTCTCGTGCCAATGGTCAACGTACTGGCTTATAGACGACGTACCCGAGGCTATGCAGGATGTCCCGATTTGAATCGCACATTTCCTTACAAGGACGTTCGCAAGTCAAGTCATCCGCTGGCGGCGAATTTATTTCAATTAACGATGCGTTTCCGACCGGAATTTTGCATAGATCTCCATGAGGCAAACGGATTTTCCCGATTGGATAATAAAAAACTGGGGCAGTCGTTGATCTGCTATCCTGGGTCAGTGAACCTTGCAACACGGGTAACTCAACGTATCAACCGGTCGATTGTCCGTTCTGCGAGACGTTTTACGGTTCGTCAAGGCATTTTGCGGGGCTCCTTTCGTACGGCTGTCGGGCAGTTATTAGGTTGCCGGGCAATCACCGTCGAAACATCGATAAATTTGCCTCTTTCAGTTCGAATCAGATACCAAATGGATATTGTACGCAATTTATTGCGGGAGGCAGGTTTATTATAG
- a CDS encoding methyl-accepting chemotaxis protein, with protein sequence MKMTIGKKLIGGFLAVALLLGIVSGISYYSIKKIDNSYSDLVDRRAAVQVNAKDIQVNAIQLNSSLRGYLMTQDQTTLKNLQTATTTLDDLINKTMSMVTTSDQKDLLKKLGQLNSQFKNQSDQIIKLMQTNPDEAIRIANSEVIPLGREMGTQANAMADRQAKLMDEGSKANTAIVDSTTVTVLVISVIAFLLAIAIGFVISRMISKPMSKMAEAAERIASGDLTADRIRVKNRDEIGDLANSFNQMVENLRSLITQVRSSSEQVAAASEELTASADQTTQATEQIASATQQLAAGAESQLQSVTEAATAVNQMSASIQQIAANSEEVSKLADNASNSSADGVKAVNAVLSQMNEINVSVQETAAIIKNLGARSQEIGNIVGMITDIANQTNLLALNAAIEAARAGEMGRGFAVVADEVRKLAEQSGNSAQQIAELIGVIQKETDNAVVSMQQGAEKVTDGLAKTQQVNDAFYTINGAVSDVTSKVQGVSSAIDQMAAGSQQIVRVIEIVTKSAEDGASASQQTSASSQEQLATMEEVASSAQSLSRLAEDMQMILSKFKL encoded by the coding sequence ATGAAGATGACGATCGGAAAAAAGCTGATTGGCGGATTCTTGGCCGTTGCACTCTTGCTAGGGATTGTAAGTGGAATATCCTACTACTCCATAAAAAAGATTGACAATTCCTATTCGGACCTCGTTGACAGGCGGGCAGCCGTCCAGGTAAATGCAAAAGACATTCAGGTGAATGCGATCCAACTAAACAGCAGTTTGCGTGGTTATTTGATGACACAAGATCAAACCACTTTGAAAAATCTGCAAACAGCCACTACAACCTTGGATGATTTGATCAATAAAACAATGAGTATGGTCACAACTTCGGATCAAAAAGACCTGCTTAAAAAACTGGGTCAATTAAACTCGCAGTTCAAAAACCAATCGGATCAAATCATAAAATTGATGCAAACAAATCCGGATGAGGCTATCCGAATAGCCAATAGTGAAGTAATTCCATTGGGAAGAGAAATGGGAACTCAAGCAAATGCAATGGCTGATCGGCAAGCGAAATTGATGGACGAAGGCAGTAAAGCCAACACGGCGATAGTCGATTCTACAACTGTAACCGTTCTTGTTATAAGCGTGATTGCATTTCTGCTGGCGATTGCGATCGGATTCGTCATTTCCCGTATGATCTCCAAACCGATGAGCAAGATGGCGGAAGCAGCCGAACGAATCGCTTCCGGAGACCTGACCGCGGACAGAATTAGAGTGAAGAACCGGGATGAGATCGGGGATCTGGCTAATTCCTTCAATCAAATGGTGGAAAATCTCCGCAGTTTAATCACGCAGGTTCGTTCCAGTTCCGAACAGGTAGCTGCCGCTTCCGAGGAATTAACGGCAAGTGCCGATCAGACTACGCAGGCGACGGAACAAATCGCTTCCGCAACGCAACAACTTGCAGCAGGTGCGGAAAGTCAGCTTCAAAGCGTTACAGAAGCAGCAACCGCTGTAAACCAAATGTCAGCGAGTATTCAGCAGATCGCCGCTAACAGTGAAGAAGTTTCAAAGCTGGCAGACAATGCGTCGAATTCCTCGGCAGATGGCGTAAAAGCAGTCAATGCGGTGCTCAGTCAAATGAATGAAATCAATGTATCAGTGCAAGAGACAGCGGCCATTATTAAAAACCTTGGCGCCCGTTCGCAAGAGATTGGCAATATTGTGGGGATGATCACCGATATTGCAAACCAAACCAATTTGCTGGCGCTTAATGCAGCGATTGAAGCGGCACGCGCTGGTGAGATGGGACGAGGATTTGCGGTTGTTGCAGACGAGGTACGCAAGCTCGCGGAACAATCCGGAAATTCGGCGCAGCAGATTGCGGAGTTGATCGGAGTGATCCAGAAAGAAACTGACAATGCAGTCGTTTCCATGCAACAAGGGGCTGAAAAAGTAACGGACGGGTTGGCAAAAACTCAGCAGGTGAATGATGCATTTTACACGATCAATGGAGCTGTGTCGGATGTAACCAGTAAAGTACAGGGAGTGTCATCTGCCATTGACCAGATGGCTGCAGGCAGTCAGCAGATTGTCAGAGTGATCGAGATTGTGACCAAATCTGCAGAAGACGGTGCCAGTGCGAGTCAACAGACGTCCGCATCCAGCCAGGAGCAATTGGCCACGATGGAGGAAGTCGCATCTTCGGCGCAATCCTTGTCCCGACTGGCAGAGGATATGCAAATGATATTGTCAAAGTTCAAGCTATAA